Within the uncultured Draconibacterium sp. genome, the region TCGGATACATTAAACCCACTTACAGCGTATGCCCGATCAAAAATTGCAGCTGAGAAAGATCTGGAATCCATAGCAGATGATAATTTTACTGTAACCTGTCATCGTTTTGCCACAGCATGTGGTGCCAGCAGCCGGCTGCGCCTTGATTTAGTTGTAAACGATTTTGTTGCAGGAGCAGTAACTTCCAAAAAAATTGACATTTTGAGCGATGGGACTCCCTGGAGACCATTGATTAATGTGCTCGACATGGCTAGAGCAATTGATTGGTCTGTTACCCGAAAACCGGAACAAGGCGGAAACTTTCTGGCTGTTAATACAGGCAGCAACGAATGGAATTACCAGGTAAAAGAACTTGCCGAAGTTGTAGCTGAAGTAGTTCCGGGGTGTAAGGTATCAGTCAATGCTGATGCCCCACCAGACAAGCGTTCATACAAAGTAAATTTTGACCTCTTCAAAAAACTGGCTCCTGATCATCAACCCGTTTATAGTCTAAAACCCAGCATACAAAACCTGTATGATCAATTAACGAAAATGGGATTTAATGATGCTAATTTCAGAACATCTTCACTTATTCGATTAAATGTTATAAACCAGCTACTTAATTCAAACACACTTGATCACAATTTAAGCTGGAATTGGTAATACTTACTCATGAAACAGGATATAATTATAATTGGCGGAGGAATTGTTGGACTTGCAACGGCTTTAAATATAGCAGAAAGTAATCCATCGAAGAAAATTACAATTCTTGAAAAAGAAGACAAAGTTGCCCAACATCAAACCGGGAATAACAGCGGAGTTATACATGCAGGAGTATATTATAAACCTGGTAGCCTGAAAGCAATTAATTGCCGGAATGGTTATCAAAAACTAATCGATTTCTGCCAAAAAGAAAATATCAAATATGATTTGTGTGGAAAGCTAATAGTCGCTACCCGCGAAGATGAATTACCACAGCTTGAAAATCTTTGGGAAAGAGGCATTCAAAATGGGTTAGTCA harbors:
- a CDS encoding SDR family oxidoreductase; the protein is MKILITGNMGYVGPGVVSQLRKIHPKSTLIGFDTGFFARHLTNSNILPENKLNQQIFGDVRNFDMEILNNVDVIVYLAAISNDPMGNKFEEITMDINYKAAIELAKAGKEKGVRAFIFASSCSVYGAADDAAKIESDTLNPLTAYARSKIAAEKDLESIADDNFTVTCHRFATACGASSRLRLDLVVNDFVAGAVTSKKIDILSDGTPWRPLINVLDMARAIDWSVTRKPEQGGNFLAVNTGSNEWNYQVKELAEVVAEVVPGCKVSVNADAPPDKRSYKVNFDLFKKLAPDHQPVYSLKPSIQNLYDQLTKMGFNDANFRTSSLIRLNVINQLLNSNTLDHNLSWNW